GAATATGAAATACGACCCATTCCTTGTACTTTGAACAGCTCTCACTATTAGAATAATTGCTGGCAAGAACATGAGGTTTTGAGCGAACATGTCATCAACTCCAACGAGTCCAGGGCAGTAGGAACACTGGGCCAAACTGTCTTAAACTGACGCTGAGACAAATAACACAGCAAATGACAAACCAGTGATGTTTGAAGCAATTTCTCAGCAGACACACCTAATGCCCTTTTCAGCTCGTACTTACGGACCCTCCTACGCTTCACTCAGCAGCCCAGTGGCGCCCTCAGCCCACACGGGGACCAGGCCTGGGGCCAGCAGAGCCCCCGGCCCCAGGGGACACCGGCCCTGCACAACCACAGGGCCGAGATCGCTTGATCCCTGTGGGGTACAGAGGGGAAGCCCCCATCCCTTCGGAGCACTGGCCCCACTCAATACCCAGGGCAAAGCCCTCAGCCCCCGGGAACGCAGCATCCCCACCACCCCGGGGAAGAGAAAGCCTCCggtccctggggacaggagacCCGGGGACAGGAGGCCGGTGGAAGTGTCAGCCCCAGGGGTGCCGGCGAGACCCATCGCAGTGCTCACCCATCGCCCGGCACCTCCCGCAGCTTGAGACCGAGGGCCCGGAGCTGCCTGGCGAGGCCCCCGCCGCCTGCATCGGGGTCCGGAGCCGCTCTGGCGgggtgctgccggggctgccgcCTCTTCCCGGCTCCGGGGCCCTGCCGGGCCTTGGCCGCCTGCTTGCGGGACATCCTGCGGGGCGCACAGCGCGCCTGCGCACAACGGCATTCCTTACGTGACCATCGAGAGGGGAGCGAGAGCGGCGCCAGCGCGGCCGCTCTACCCCAGGCACGGAGTGGGGAGTCCtccaagaggaggagggaggcgAGAGGAAGGTGTCCCAGGAGGGAAAATGAGGCAGAGGGTGCAGAGGGCTTTAGGGATCAAAGGCCCTTTGCTGGGGGAAGCGGAGGGCTTTAGGGATCAAAGGAAGAGGGGAGCAGATTGACTACCCGCGAGGTGGCACCACGATAACACAGTTACGCTAACAAGGGAATCAAGAGAATTTTTaagtcacctttttttttttcagttcctctTGTCACAACAATCTGAAACACAGCTTGAGCACAGGAAAAAGCTCACGGGACCATCGGCAATATTTTTACTATTATTGTGCTCAAAGCCCTACGACAAGCAAGGATTCTGCCCCGAAGTGACAGAACTGCTCTTTTATATCCATTTCCTGCCATAAACAAGCCCAGGAGAAGCCCatagaaacacattttcttgtGCAAACATACTGAAAGTAGGAAAACAGGATGAGTATATAAACTGACTGCAAATGATTAATGAAGCAGTAATTAGCCTAAGCGGCATTAAAGGGCTATGTGAGCCAGTGATCAATGGTTGCAACATGAAGGACAAATCTACGGCAAAATCAGGGCAGGTCCTGTGACACTTGGAGGAAAATTTAATCAATGGAGGACAACAACAAACAGACGTTTTTAACTCAATACAAGCaataaaaacagagcaaagaaaCCACATGCTGCTGTAGCAAAACCAACCACACCCCAACCAGCTCCGAATTTCCATCACGTACCGTCAGAAGGCACCCAACAGTCACCTGCTGCGAGAAGAGCGAACAAACACACATGGAGGCACGTTGTAAAGTTTTTAAGACAGGGGTGTAGCTGACCCTCTCGGGTGTCTGTTCCAGCTTCCCAACATCTGCCAGACAGTTTCACCCTATTCTAATAATTAAGAATCCATAAATTTTAAGACAGTTCCATTTTGGAAACGGGAACTGAAAGACTAAATTTGAAATTTCTGAAGTGTTGTAAAAATGGCAGATGTGTCTTCTACTTTCccagatgttttctttttatgttaaGCTACTAATAAAGAGGTGTGTGCAATGCAATACAAAATTctcatgtttttaaacacaaatgaGCCTTGCAGTGCACCAGCTCATTTCCAGACATTCTTGCACTTCGAGTCCTACTTTTGCAACCGAAAGATCTTTGGGCTCCTAAAATGTGGGGTCACCCAAAACTCCACCAAAAGCTGCCACATGCCACGTCAGCAGAAATACAGCAGGAACGCCCAGACACTTTTCCGAAGTTTGCTTACAACAAACCTCCTGTTTCTCAGCAAAGAAGAACAAGCTCTTCTCACCTCATCCTCCCCACCAGCGAGTTCATGAGATTAGACTCTTCCTGAACTCTGTGTCCTCCTCAATTGcggttgtttcattttttttcctgctgctcctctgctggaGGGAGGCACTGGTACATGGTAGCACAGACAGCGTAAGTGTTCAGGTGCACTTGAGGCTACAGACTGTGCGTCTTCTACCGGTAATGCTGACCTGAGCTTTTTGGGATTAGCaacctttccttccttccacaGGATTCTTACTGAGAAACCATCTGAATTTTATGCCTCaaataaaaaggcagagagaagtTAAGAGTGGGGGATTttgttcaggcttttttttttttcctttttcagctgAATATTCACCAAACTACGTAACAAAAGGGCATTCCTGAATGCCCAGGTTGTCCTgggaatgcaaaaaaaaaccccaataagATGGTCCTACCAAGGCACTAACCTTGCTTTTAACTTTCAGATCTCCCCCATGAGCTCTGTGAGACCCTAAGTCATGCTTCAGTCTGCACCTGAAGCCCTTTGGTGACTGAAACCAAAAGGGATGCTCCTACAATAAAAGAGCTGATAATAATTGGACATTCAACACTTAATATAAATAATCTCCACCTCATTCTATACTTTGTGCTGTAGGATAACAGCTCTAGGATAGTATTACTAAAGCAAGAGCAGACTCCCTACCCAGAGCATGCAAAATCCGTGGTTCTCACACTCTCTCTAATCAAAGTACTGCATTCAGCACACCGATGTAATTATTAGATAATTCCCCTGAATCTGCCACTGTCCAGCAAAGCAGTGGTTAGAGACCGATGAAACTGCTTTTAACAAATAAAGTACTAATTTAGTAGTAACGGTAGTGTCTGGCTAGCACAGTGGCCAAAGCTGCAGTCTGTTAACGCCATGAGATCTGCTTCTGGACAGGAATTGCTTGGGGATATTATCAGCTGTTGTAAAATGTCCTGGCCATGAAGTTAATCATTAACTCAGGTCCCTATCTCATAAAAACATCGTATTGTAAGAGCTCAACATGCTTAAAGCTGTCACTAATCAATCATGCATACAAGAGGAATAAAGCAACTTATAAAAGGAGCCAGAAACTCAGGAAATCCTTCAGCTAAGGGAAGACAAACTGCACTGAGGTTTATCTCCATGGAGAAATCCACTGACAAGCTGGATGAAAATGGATCAACGGCTCTGGGAGCAGCGCAGGCACCCGCTGCAGAACATGCTGCAGAAATGAGCAGAGCAGAAGCCCCAGCAGAAAACGCTACAGACGTGAAGACGCTGGAACTCACTGCGGAACATAGTAAAGAAATGGAGAGACCATCAGGCACAGAGCAAGACAGTCCTGATTCCATTAAGACAGCAATTTTGGAAGGAGACTGTGCAAACCCCAAGCCTCTCGTTATGCTAACAAACTCAAACTCTCCCGAAGAGTGCAGTGTGGACATGAATCAGCAGTGTCCAACCACTACGTCTATCGATACGGACTGCCTGATCTGCTTCAACAAGTACAACATCTACAGAGTCCCAAAGCTCCTGGACTGCCAGCACGCCTTCTGCGCCGTCTGCCTCAAGCTGATcctcaggaaagaagaaaacacctgGATCATCACCTGCCCCCTATGCCGAAAAGCCACGTCTGTGTCAGGAGGGCTCATCCGTacacttcaaaataaagaagatatCATGGAGCACTTGGAAAACCCCGATTCAAATGCAGAGGTGCATGTCTCTGCCATAGGGCTGGACAGCAACAGCTGGACTCACAGCAGCCAAGACACTTTATACAGAGCTGAAAACATTCCAGCAGACAACAGACTGGCTATCCAGAgacttgtgctgctcctgctgctcgtGGTGATCctcaccatcctcatcctcccgTTTATATACTCGGGGCTGATAAAATGGGTAATTTGTCTCATGCTCACTTTGGGGTTGGTCCTGTCTATGGTGCTTTGCTGCACTCCAAAATTCTACTGGTGGTGTAAGAGGGACTTGCTCGCCTCCAGCCAGAAGGAGACCCACATCGCTGCTATTGCCTGAAAACGGTTTAACGTGCGTGATAATGGACCGGTCCTGCCTGCAAAGCTGCATGTCAGGCACATGGCTAGTCAGTTACTGGACTTTGAAAGCAATCGTTCCTGTAATAAATCCAACAGGGGGCTAAGCTGGCGCAATGGCAATGCACAGTGGTGTTAAATTTCATCcgtaaaatatttatgtgttgATATTGACAAGATATAAATTGTAGCTTTTCCACACAATTTTTTATCCCAGACTAATAATTTCgttgttttgctttcatcaCGTTGTTCTTGTTTGTGTCATCCCCTGATTAGTACTGCAGAACGTTATCTCAAACAACTGACAGATGTTGTCCTGTGAAAATCCCTACCTGAGGTTGTGTTTTCCAACTTGCTTAACACACATACACTTTTTTTGGTGACAATGTGTGGAAACAACTGCTAAACCAGTGACTGGGTGCCTAGTCTCAGTGAAAAAGAGGAGCTGTAACCCAGATTATCAATTTAATCTCTATCACTGCCCAAATGGTTGTTGGGAGAGACAGGAAGGTGGGGCTGGGACAAGGAGACGTCAGTTTGTGCCACCTGGTGCCCACAAAACTAGAGAGGGAGAGGCAACATCACTCCTAATCTCAAGCCTGTGGTTTGCAAATGGCAAGGCTCTCAAAAACTCATGACACTCCCAAATTCCCTGTGTTATTTAGTACAGAGATAGTTCCTCACACCTAAATGCCCTTTTCTGGCTACCCACATCACCTGCCTTCTTGCCCTCTCTATGTTAAGTATGATATTGCCTTTGGAGATGCCCCATAATTCTCCTAAACTGAAATGTGTACATCACTATGCCACACTACATGTGATATTTTTATATGGAATATGTCCATTAAAGTTGAATAATGTTAATTGCTCACTGATTTCTGTGTTTCAATTCCTCACTGACAACTAATGTCAAAACATTTCACAGTTTTCTGACTGAAAGGAAACTTCCAGTTTCCTGAAATCAAAGCAccatgttgggttttttccttgattaaaaaaaaatacttagttGCTATGAAAATATCCTATAACCCAACTAAaattaaattggaaaaaaactgGGAGATTGGTCTAGTTAAGGTACATTTTTAAGAGCACCATGGATCTCAGCAGACCTTGGATCAGGCCTGTGGTAAATATTTGTGTTCGATAAGAATGGAAACTGAAGTACTCCAGTTGCTCAGTGTATAAATATACACAGTGTCTCACCAGCAGATAAAACAGATTAGACTAAGAGGGTAAGGAGCTGCTGTCCTCCTGGAGTCTTAGAAAAAACAGGCCTATTTTCTGCCTAAGAACACAAAGCTTCAAGGgaaataaatgccttttttttttcccctctcacaTATTTGGACAGCAACTGGCCTATTGCAAAGTACATATGTAGTAACATTTGCTAACAACCAAACAGAAGACATGTAGTTTTAAATCCAAATACTGTATTATTCCAAATACAAAAAGACCAGACCAGATATTCAGCTGGACTGGAAATAATTCCAGAAACTCTCGTCAAGTCTTTCAGCTCATAGACAACTTTCCTGTCAAGTTCCCTTCACTAGCACCAACGAGTGACTGGTACGGTGAAGGTGTGTAACAAATATATAGATATTGGCCTGAATCTAGCATGCATGAAGGCATCAGATTAGATATCTAGTAGATAACTAATCACGTGCTAATTGCTGCAGAACACTGATCTCATTCAAACGATCAGATAGTAAGGAAGAAACAGACTGTCCTAATGATAAGATGACAAAGATGAACTGGACTAGAGCCATAAAACAatcccaattaaaaaaaaaaaaaaaaaaaaaaaaaattaaacttggGGAATTTTGCCtaagaggagaagagaacaagCACAATACCCAACACCTCTAACTCCAGAAGGGTGTAGAAGTTGTACCCAGTATCTGTTTGCTATCATCAGTCAAGAAATGTAATGAAGATTTTAAACGCAGCGTCCTTTGTCTGCAGTATCACTCACAATGGAGCCTGGCCAGCCCATGTGGGCTTGTCAGCATGTGGATGTGACCAAATTAAACCAGAGAATCAACGTGAACAGGGAAAATTGGGTTGTAACCCATCACCCTGACTCTCCAAAAGGGTGCATCCAATTTTATTACATCAATTATCACAAAAATGGTCAACAGACAAGGGCCTCCTCAAGGCAGCACGCACCAGTGGGAAAGAAGCAGGCGTGCTGTGCCATCACCAGTGAGAGACTGGCCCTCCGAACAAACCCCTATGGATCCAGACGGTAAGATTATCAGCCCTGCAAGCCCACGTCTCCACCCCCACCGCTTTGTATCAGCACCTTCCAAACTTGCGTTCAGCAGTTCAACTGAAATGTTGAACAATCTGCTGATTCAGAGTTCACGGATGTTGGTGGGAGTCATTAGGCCCTAGAAGCCGATATCTTTATAACAGCTGTTGATTCTCCTCTGACAAGATAAGGCTCGATGACAATGCAAACCTCCGAAGGAGCAATTAGGTTTATGGAGAAAAGGCCAACGAAGTTGTATTCCTATTCCAAAAAGGATTTGCTTGTAGTCAGTTGTAACTCACGCCAGGGTTTTGAGGAAGAAAGTTTCAGCTCCACATTACCTTGCCCTGCTTACCTTAAGCAGCCAGCTCCCAGCTTCATAGTGATGAGGTGACATGTTGGAGGCTGAAAGAGAGAGGGTCATAATGAGAAACAGGCCCAGGCAGTAACATTCAAACTCAGTAGGTATCAGAGAACAGTGATTTACAGAGACAGAATCCCATCGAGAGATTAAGAGCATGATAAAACCCAGCAGCAATATTTAAGGATTATAGTCTGTATAGATGGAATCCTGGACCAGAGACTTCCAAGGTGTTTTGTTTAACAACGCATTTACTTTAGCCAGGTTCTTTTTGTTATCATGCTGTGCTTCCACtctgtcccctgcccacagGACCCCTCCCAAAGCCACAACTTTCCTGATCCCAGTCCCTTTTCAGGCTTCTCATCAACCACCCCAGTCACTAGTTACTTAGGTAAGAGAGTGCCGGAAAAAATCTGAGTGTAGGTGTTCTAAATTACTGTTGAATGTATGTCTCACTATATCTACAGAACTTTAAAACATCCATAATTGTACTGGCTTTTATTACTATTAAACTATACAATAAGATTCCAAGTTTACAACATCTGGTAAAACACACTCCTAATTGTCATTCCACTCAACTTATGTTTTGGTCCACTGTTAACAGCTCTTCTGCATTATCATGCGGATACAGGCAAAAATAAACACGGAATAAATATTAACAACACATTTCACACTTCCCCATCACTTGGATTCTGGACAAAGAGAACTCTAGGTCCTCAAACACCGAACTGTCAAACCTACCAGAAACTAATTTGCAGATTTGGGTCTGAAAGCACAGATTTGTGTCCAGGTTATTCCTCACCTATTGTGAACCAGTCATGACTTGTCCATTGTGTTGTGCAGTTACTGAAGTCACAGGTAAAGCAGACACCTTCTGCACCCTAACAAGGACTAACAGAACCTTTTGAACTTCAGCATCACATTTAATGACTATATGATGCTGCttaaaatacatacatgtaACATGAGTACTCGTGTGAGTAAACCCAAGGGGGTGTAATATTAACAAGCAACCAGGGCACGgtatttgcttttaaacaatACTGGTacctggatttttaaaaaactgattTATAACGAAGTCCCAAATAGCACATTTTGAAGTATAAATCGTTTATCCAAGCTACCAAGGAAccaaaataagttttgtttttgtgaaatGCAATCATATAGAAAAACAACTCTCCTtctccagaaaataaatgttttctccaAAATCTACTATGCACTGAATTTGAGGTTCCACCCTGAGACTGCTCTCAGAGCAAATGCATTTcttaaaacccccaaaacatAATGCAAAAGCCTTATGCTCCAATAGTTGAGCCAAGTCCAAAGCCTTAGGAATTAGCAAGGTTAATTAACCACAATGGAGTGAATCCTCCCAAGCTGCCTGTGCCAGTTACCTCCCTGCTATCAGAAGCAACACATACACAGCCCTCATATTTGCCTGATGAGTGCAtacatatattacatatatatatataatatatatatacatatacatacatgcacacacacatacttcAGCTTCTGTTCATATAAATTTGGGACCCCACCCAAGACACCACAGATGCTTTAATTTTCCTCAGAGACACCAACCTGTCCTGCGTGGAGGTGGCAAAGAAGTCTTGAGGCAGCAACCTGAGAGCATCTGCACCAAATGCACATCCCTACCATCCCTACCTCTCCGACCCTCCCTCGGGGAGGGAGAAGCTCTCTCAGGAAAGAAGAGCCTCAAAACTGGCTGTGGCCCAGGTGGGCCTTAACCCTGAGTGAGCCACCAACGCGGGGAACAAGGCCCACGATGGCAGATGAAGgtgggaaaagtggaaagaGCAACTATACCCATCTCGTGGTGGAGACGGACCCACCACCACGGCGGTGAAGGGGCCGGGAGCCGAGTAAGGGCCGGCCCGGGGTTGCCCGCCTGCCCTCCCCATCACCTCAGCTGCTCCGCGTTCCGCAAGTTACGCACCTCGCTACGCCGATCGCGTAGGGGAGCCCAAGAGCGCCCAGCGCAGCGCGCCAGCCGTACACCGATTGCGTAGTGGCGGCGGGAAGGACAGACAGGACGGGATGGGacgggaagggaggggaggggaagggaaggggcgggcggcggcggcggaagGAGCGCGGCTGCTCTGTGCGAGGCCCGACCGGCAACAGGTCGGGTCCGggcgggggctggggggagaggggctgggcaCGGCTGGGGTGCAGCTCCGCGGGCGGAGGGGGTGAGCGGGCGAGACGTTCTGCTCAGGCTGTTCCCTGAGGAGAGGGCGATGTCGGCGTTCCCCAAGCTGCCGAGGGCTGGTGTCCTCAGCGGTTGTCAAAAGTGCcactttctgtaaaaaaaaaaaaaaaaaaaagcctgtattCTAGCAGCAGAGGTCTCAAACACAAGGGACATGCGATAAAAGTGAAAATCAGCAGTTCTGGAGATGTCTTTCCTCACAGCTTCCCCAGCTGAGGTGTTTCCTTCatgtttttcctgctctttgctGGTCTCATCTCTCTCCACAGCTTTTCCCACCTTCTGTGAAAGGACATCGCTTCTGCTACCAGCATCTGGATTAACCGAATCAAACCCGCTCACTTCTGCATGCTTTAGCTTCTAGTTTTCCCCGTCCCCTCAGTCTCTGATGTGTTTTACATTTAGCACACGTCTCTGCAGTGCCTGCCAGTATTGCATGTTCTTGTGGCAATAAGGGATTTTATCCGGGACTGAATTAATTGTGTTCCGTGTTCGTATCTAGGGATTAAAAGCGAAGGCCGTGGTGCTCCCAGGATGTAAGAACATGCGGAGCCCCATGCAGGCCCCCAAGAAAATTTATCTGCAAAATGTTTCTGCAGTCACGGTGTGTGATGCTCAACCGTAATTCAGCCACACTGTCCCCCAATGTCCTTGCTAAGGGACTTTTTGGCCAGCTCCATCTGATAATTACTTACAACCACTTCTCTGAACTTAATGAGACACCTCGTTAACTTCTGAGAGTCTCTGAGATGGACATATTGGTGTTTTGGTCACTTTTGTCATACCAGCATCTTTATATTTCTAGCAGTAAGGAACGCATGCAGATTGTACAGCCTTAGATCCACAAAAGGATTATCTTTCCCCTTCCCAAAGAGGATTGTGGGAGCTGCTGTATAAAAAACACCACCTCTCCAGAAAACAAAGGGTTTTGTGTGAAAAGTGAGTGCTGGAAGTGataaaaaaatctctctttcaAGTGATGGTTCAGCTTATGGCAATACTATTGACTGCTGAATCCCATTGTTTGAGATAGAGCCATGAATTCCAGTGCCACAAGCTGTAAACAACTTTCAGGATATATTTCTAGCTCTCAATTCCCTCATCTTGGATTTAATGGCAAAACTTCATGGCCCAAATTTTGTTTACTAAATCACATGTTGCCATTTTTTATGCTGCGTGTCTGAAAATCGAAGCCCATTTTATCCCAGATATTTATGAGGAAATAGAAATCTGTATTGAAGGATGCACGTCAAGTGTACGGATAAGAGCACCTTTTAGCAAAGAAAACTATTTCAGAAGCTTTCTCAGGAAGGCACAGGACTATGAAGTATTTGTGCATGATGGCAATAAAGTTGCATGCAAGAAGCCACTATGGTGTCACTCCATAATTGGTTACATTTTTTATGTTATTGGGAAACAAGGTTAAATAGTTGTACCATTTCTGATTCCTTTTTAGCTCCTTCACTTGTCATATGAGCCTTTTGTGTTAACAAATCAATAAATCTATcccagcagggaagggaattttattttcaatataatTTTCAATTTTGTTCCAGTAATAAGCTAATAAATCTGTGTCCAGAGGCGAGCAGACACGCCAAGTCATTGTAAATTTATTGAAACTTGAAGCGTTAGGTTATTTCTGGGCAAATTGGTCTGTGAGCCTGGATGCTTTAGGAAGATGAGAGCGTAGCGAGTGATGTTAAATGGATTTTGGGGTTGAACTGAGGGGTTTGGAGCTCCTTTTTTTGTAGGGAAGTCCTGGAAAGCATGAAGACAAGTCTCACGCCACCTGCACAGCGGCATAAATGCTGCTGAGGTTGGTACCCGCCCTCCCCGGGAAAGCGTAATCTTGCCCTTCCCTTCTCTGGTTGGTACGGAAATAAGTTTATTCCTGTGGACTTTGTGCTCCCGTGTTGCTGGAGTGTGATGTTTCCATGGAAACGCACCGAGATGCtatggggagggagagaggtgTGAGCGACAATAACCATCAGCCCTCGAGTGATGGGATTTTCCTTGCGTCTGTACAGCAGCAGTTAAAATAGCGCGAGCCTTGAGGAATCTGCATCCCCTCGCATAAATTCCTGAGCGAGAAGGCGAGACAGACGCCTGTCCTGGGAGACTGCGACAGCATGTGGATAAtaaaatctcttttaaaaagagctgctcctgtgctgcatttctttcttccaggaCTCCAAAACTATGCCATAAATGGTGTCTGCATCCTCTGAGATTCTCTACGGGCTTCTAATTCCTTTTTAACCACTTTCTACAGGgttcagaagaaaggaaacatttaaaTAGGAATTATATAATGAAATAGGTGATTTGGGCCCCTTAGAAACTGATTGAATCTTGGTGAAGTCAGTAGACATTTCAGGGGATGTGAGGGAGCTTTGGAGCAGATCGTTAGCCCTGTTTAATTGTGAAATGAGCTGTCGTCATGTCTGCCTGATTTCAGTTACCTCTGTTAGCCACCTGTATCATGAGGAGAGCTCCAGGGAGCTGTTGGAAGTTGTTCAGTTGGAAATGTGCATGTCTGTGCtctaaaaaataatattttggccCAGCTCAAGGTCCGTGTGGTGCAGGCGTCTtctatttggggaaaaaaagcagcagcaggttaTATAGAGAATGTTATAAGCAAAGCGATGGCCATGGGAGGCATTAAAAGGCCTCGTCGGAGGCTGCAGCTGGACTCGACTTTCTTAACGCCGTCAGCAAAACGAACAGAGGAGCAATTTGGATTGAGGATGAGGGAGCAAATTATTTCCCAGGCAGCCCTACTGGTCCCTGCACCAGGTGCAGAGCTTTTATTGTACATGTTATTTTTGTGGTAAACATGAATGATACGCCTGAGCGGAGCCCAGCCTCTTTGCATCTCGGAGGGgacttttccttttgctgtgtgAAGTATTGCTGGCTAATTCTGTGCAAAAATTTTGAGAACTGGGGAACAGAAAGTCTGTTGTCTTCTTTGGTCACAGCACCACGTTAGGGGGGGATGCACAAGCTGGACCTTGACAGACTTGACTTAATAGTGACAGCAAGTGTGAcagtgaaaaagcaaaggcaatttGTCTCCTTGCTTCCTGGTTTCCAACtgcttgtcttttttgttttttcttctttttcctctttcaactTGCAGGTGAAAATGGCTGCGGAAGAGAAGTGGAAAACTTCAGCTGAACAGGAGGGTGAAAAGGAACCATGTGTGCtcctgggccagcagctgggcgAACCGGGAAGATTTGCTTACGCGGCGCTGTGCGGGATATCTCTGGCACAGCTCTTCcctgaaaaagagcaaaggtACGACACGGGCTGGCAACGGGTGAGCAAAGGAGGTGGCTTTTGGGTGGCAGCGCAGGCA
This genomic interval from Columba livia isolate bColLiv1 breed racing homer chromosome 21, bColLiv1.pat.W.v2, whole genome shotgun sequence contains the following:
- the RNF186 gene encoding E3 ubiquitin-protein ligase RNF186 codes for the protein MHTRGIKQLIKGARNSGNPSAKGRQTALRFISMEKSTDKLDENGSTALGAAQAPAAEHAAEMSRAEAPAENATDVKTLELTAEHSKEMERPSGTEQDSPDSIKTAILEGDCANPKPLVMLTNSNSPEECSVDMNQQCPTTTSIDTDCLICFNKYNIYRVPKLLDCQHAFCAVCLKLILRKEENTWIITCPLCRKATSVSGGLIRTLQNKEDIMEHLENPDSNAEVHVSAIGLDSNSWTHSSQDTLYRAENIPADNRLAIQRLVLLLLLVVILTILILPFIYSGLIKWVICLMLTLGLVLSMVLCCTPKFYWWCKRDLLASSQKETHIAAIA